Proteins from a genomic interval of Bradyrhizobium sp. CCGB01:
- a CDS encoding EVE domain-containing protein, with protein MAYWLVKSEPSVWSWDQQVAKGAKGEAWTGVRNYTARINLVNMKKGDKAFFYHSNEGKEIVGIAEIIKEAYPDPTDKTEKFVCVDIKADKPLKTPVTMAAIKAEKKLADMALVKYSRLSVQPVTAEEWKLVCKMGGV; from the coding sequence ATGGCGTACTGGCTGGTGAAATCCGAACCGTCGGTGTGGTCCTGGGACCAGCAGGTGGCGAAGGGCGCCAAGGGCGAGGCCTGGACCGGCGTGCGCAATTACACCGCGCGCATAAACCTCGTGAACATGAAGAAGGGCGACAAGGCGTTCTTCTATCATTCCAACGAGGGCAAGGAGATCGTCGGCATCGCCGAGATCATCAAGGAGGCCTACCCCGATCCCACCGACAAGACCGAAAAATTCGTCTGCGTCGACATCAAGGCCGACAAGCCCTTGAAGACGCCGGTGACGATGGCCGCGATCAAGGCCGAGAAGAAGCTCGCCGACATGGCGCTGGTGAAATATTCGCGCCTGTCCGTGCAGCCGGTGACGGCGGAGGAGTGGAAGCTCGTCTGCAAGATGGGCGGGGTTTAG
- a CDS encoding adenylate/guanylate cyclase domain-containing protein: MQLPSTLAWLVDAASECPGADRLLAELGAHLVADGVPLAAGSLTLEVPHPLIAKRTWLWRAENGRVIEALGFAPSGLAPDPPDDAGRRWLRDIARGEVHEEVVGRQDGPQLGWIGPRPFTADETEQLRQAARFAATPLAVLAARATLRATLDAYLGKRSAERVLAAPLRRDLGETIQAALLYADLRNFTTLSDTTPPAQVIAALDAWFDRIAGAVHAFGGEVLKFIGDGVLAIFPVVEASPRRACDAALRAASAAEAGMAYLNGERGTQGLPPLAFGAALHLGEMLWGNIGAANRLDFTAIGPAVNLASRLEGLCKQLGRTVLVSGALAAETDMPLVALGSHSLRGIALPCEVFALPEPQVRES, translated from the coding sequence ATGCAGCTCCCCTCGACCCTCGCCTGGCTCGTCGATGCCGCCTCGGAATGCCCCGGAGCCGACCGCCTGCTCGCGGAGCTCGGCGCACATCTGGTCGCCGACGGCGTGCCGCTTGCGGCAGGCAGCCTGACGTTGGAGGTGCCGCATCCGCTGATCGCGAAGCGGACCTGGCTGTGGCGTGCGGAGAACGGGCGGGTCATCGAAGCGCTCGGTTTCGCGCCAAGTGGGCTGGCGCCCGACCCGCCCGATGATGCCGGTCGCCGCTGGCTGCGCGACATCGCGCGCGGCGAGGTGCACGAGGAGGTCGTCGGGCGGCAGGATGGGCCGCAGCTCGGCTGGATCGGGCCGCGTCCGTTCACCGCGGACGAGACCGAGCAATTGCGCCAGGCTGCGCGTTTCGCCGCGACGCCGCTGGCGGTGCTCGCTGCGCGCGCCACGTTGCGCGCAACGCTCGATGCCTATCTCGGCAAGCGCAGCGCGGAGCGGGTGCTGGCGGCACCGCTGCGGCGCGATCTCGGCGAGACCATTCAAGCCGCGTTGCTCTATGCCGACTTGCGCAACTTCACGACCTTGTCGGACACCACACCGCCCGCCCAGGTCATCGCAGCGCTCGACGCCTGGTTCGATCGCATCGCCGGTGCGGTTCACGCCTTCGGCGGCGAGGTGCTGAAATTCATCGGCGACGGTGTGCTCGCGATCTTTCCGGTGGTCGAGGCGTCACCGCGGCGCGCGTGCGATGCCGCCCTGCGCGCCGCAAGCGCAGCCGAAGCCGGCATGGCCTATCTCAATGGGGAGCGAGGGACCCAGGGGCTTCCGCCGCTCGCGTTCGGCGCGGCCCTACATCTCGGCGAAATGCTCTGGGGCAACATCGGCGCCGCCAACAGGCTCGATTTCACGGCGATCGGTCCCGCCGTCAATCTCGCCAGCCGCCTCGAAGGATTATGCAAGCAACTTGGCAGGACAGTGCTGGTGTCGGGCGCGCTCGCAGCCGAGACGGACATGCCACTCGTCGCGCTTGGATCGCATTCGCTGCGCGGCATTGCCTTGCCGTGCGAGGTGTTTGCGCTGCCCGAGCCGCAAGTTCGGGAGTCGTAG
- a CDS encoding SRPBCC domain-containing protein has product MTEPFVVRRETQIAAPRATVFAYLTDPEKILSWMGSDATTEPHPGGLYLLKGIGPRGGVARGAFREVVPVHRLAYTFGWEGGQEVPPGSSLIEIDLIERDGGTLLRMTHSGLPTEEQAAAHAKGWGHYLERLTIAAAGSDPGPDKGVSDKT; this is encoded by the coding sequence ATGACCGAGCCGTTCGTAGTGCGACGCGAGACCCAGATCGCCGCCCCGCGCGCCACCGTCTTCGCCTATTTGACCGACCCCGAGAAAATCCTGAGCTGGATGGGCTCCGACGCGACCACGGAACCGCATCCCGGCGGGCTCTATCTCCTCAAGGGCATCGGCCCGCGCGGCGGAGTCGCTCGCGGCGCCTTTCGCGAGGTCGTGCCGGTGCATCGTCTGGCCTACACGTTCGGCTGGGAAGGCGGCCAGGAAGTGCCGCCCGGCTCGAGCCTGATCGAGATCGACCTGATCGAGCGCGACGGCGGGACGCTGCTGCGCATGACCCACAGCGGACTGCCGACCGAGGAACAGGCGGCTGCGCACGCAAAAGGGTGGGGGCACTATCTGGAACGGCTCACCATCGCGGCCGCGGGCAGCGATCCCGGGCCGGACAAGGGTGTTTCAGACAAGACGTAG
- a CDS encoding DNA topoisomerase IB: protein MMDQQNLGTMRPASADPAAVALAKALGQWPKPAAFRRASPKRVFDTAPAATVEALAKELGLRLGDQNELTIRRIRRGKGYSFVRPNGAHIRDARTIRRLHAMAVPPAYREVRYSADPSSHLQAVGRDAAGRLQYRYHADWEKVREHRKAHRLEKLVGALPKIRRKVSAFLSGDEPTREFALSAVIELIARTAIRPGNESYARLNGTRGATTLLKSNVTLEDDCFVLTFKAKGGKAVRKECDAAKLVRAIGILNGVPGKRMFQYRDAYGIVRAVSTTQVNAFLREIAGIKISLKDFRTLMASAVVVESLSRITPATSQRGRKKQVLDAIRAAADKLSNTPAICRKSYVHDTIVTAFEDGILERFAATMKGQRSQARREQLLQQVVATAAV, encoded by the coding sequence ATGATGGATCAGCAGAATCTCGGGACGATGCGGCCCGCTTCAGCCGATCCTGCAGCCGTTGCGCTGGCCAAAGCCCTCGGACAATGGCCGAAACCGGCCGCTTTCAGGCGCGCGAGCCCGAAAAGGGTCTTCGACACGGCGCCTGCGGCGACGGTCGAGGCGCTCGCCAAGGAGCTGGGCCTGCGGCTCGGCGACCAGAACGAGCTCACGATCCGCCGCATCAGGCGTGGCAAGGGCTATTCCTTCGTCCGTCCCAATGGCGCCCATATCCGCGACGCGCGCACCATCCGCCGGCTGCACGCCATGGCGGTGCCGCCGGCCTACCGCGAGGTGCGTTACTCGGCCGATCCGAGCTCGCATCTCCAGGCGGTGGGACGCGATGCCGCGGGCCGGCTGCAATATCGCTATCACGCCGACTGGGAAAAGGTGCGCGAGCACCGCAAGGCGCACCGGCTGGAAAAGCTCGTCGGCGCGCTGCCAAAGATCCGGCGCAAGGTCTCGGCGTTCCTGTCGGGCGACGAGCCGACGCGTGAATTCGCGCTCTCGGCCGTGATCGAGCTGATCGCGCGCACCGCGATCCGTCCCGGCAACGAATCCTATGCCCGCCTCAACGGCACTCGCGGCGCCACCACACTGCTGAAATCCAACGTCACGCTGGAAGACGACTGCTTCGTGCTGACCTTCAAGGCGAAGGGCGGCAAGGCGGTGCGCAAGGAGTGCGACGCGGCCAAGCTGGTGCGTGCCATCGGCATCCTGAACGGCGTTCCCGGCAAGCGCATGTTCCAGTATCGCGACGCCTACGGCATCGTGCGCGCGGTCAGCACCACGCAGGTGAACGCGTTCTTGCGCGAGATCGCCGGCATCAAGATTTCGCTGAAGGATTTCCGCACGCTAATGGCGTCCGCCGTCGTGGTGGAATCATTGTCGCGGATCACGCCGGCGACCAGCCAGCGCGGCCGCAAGAAGCAGGTGCTGGACGCGATCCGCGCCGCCGCCGACAAGCTCTCCAACACGCCGGCGATCTGCCGCAAGAGCTACGTCCACGACACCATCGTCACGGCCTTCGAGGACGGTATCCTCGAACGCTTCGCCGCGACCATGAAGGGCCAGCGCTCGCAGGCCCGGCGCGAGCAACTTTTGCAGCAGGTGGTGGCGACCGCGGCGGTGTGA
- the acs gene encoding acetate--CoA ligase encodes MSEKIYDVPAEWAKRAWIDQAKYKDMYARSISDPNAFWAEQAKRIDWMKAPTKIENVSFAPGNISIKWFEDGVLNVAHNCIDRHLHKRANQTAIIWEGDDPSQSRHITYKELHDEVCRMANILRTRNVKKGDRVTIYLPMIPEAAYAMLACARIGAVHSVVFAGFSPDSLAQRINDCQSKVIITADEGLRGGKKVPLKANVDAALAKADGVDWVVVVKRTGGKIDMNPTRDLWYHDAAKMVTTECPAEHMHAEDPLFILYTSGSTGQPKGVLHTSGGYLVFASMTHQYVFDYHDGDIYWCTADVGWVTGHSYILYGPLANGATTLMFEGVPNYPDNSRFWNVIDKHKVNTFYTAPTAIRALMQSGDEPVKKTSRASLRLLGSVGEPINPEAWEWYHRVVGDDRCPIVDTWWQTETGGILITPLPGATKLKPGSATQPFFGVVPEIVDADGKVLDGETTGNLCLTRSWPGQMRTVYGDHARFEQTYFSTYKGKYFTGDGCRRDADGYYWITGRVDDVINVSGHRMGTAEVESALVAHEKVSEAAVVGFPHDIKGQGIYAYVTLMAGVEPTEDLRKELVTWVRKEIGPIASPDQIQFAPGLPKTRSGKIMRRILRKIAEDEPGSLGDTSTLADPAVVDDLVKNRQNRTKGA; translated from the coding sequence ATGTCCGAGAAGATCTACGACGTCCCCGCGGAATGGGCCAAGCGCGCCTGGATCGACCAGGCCAAGTACAAGGACATGTACGCCCGCTCGATCTCGGACCCGAACGCCTTCTGGGCGGAACAGGCCAAGCGTATCGACTGGATGAAGGCGCCGACCAAGATCGAGAACGTCTCCTTCGCGCCCGGCAACATCTCGATCAAATGGTTCGAGGACGGCGTCCTCAACGTCGCCCATAACTGCATCGACCGGCATCTGCACAAGCGCGCCAACCAGACCGCGATCATCTGGGAGGGCGACGATCCCTCGCAATCCAGGCACATCACCTACAAGGAGCTGCACGACGAGGTCTGCCGGATGGCCAACATCCTGCGCACCCGCAACGTCAAGAAGGGCGACCGCGTCACCATCTACCTGCCGATGATTCCCGAAGCGGCCTACGCGATGCTGGCCTGCGCGCGGATCGGCGCGGTCCATTCCGTGGTGTTCGCGGGCTTCTCGCCCGACAGCCTCGCCCAGCGCATCAACGACTGCCAATCCAAGGTGATCATCACCGCGGACGAAGGCCTGCGCGGCGGCAAGAAGGTGCCGCTGAAGGCCAATGTCGATGCTGCGCTCGCCAAGGCCGACGGTGTCGACTGGGTCGTCGTGGTCAAGCGCACCGGCGGCAAGATCGACATGAACCCGACGCGCGACCTCTGGTATCACGACGCCGCCAAGATGGTGACGACGGAATGCCCGGCCGAGCACATGCACGCCGAGGATCCGCTGTTCATCCTCTATACGTCAGGCTCGACCGGCCAGCCCAAGGGCGTGCTGCACACCTCGGGCGGCTATCTCGTGTTCGCGTCGATGACGCATCAATACGTCTTCGACTACCACGACGGCGACATCTACTGGTGCACGGCCGACGTCGGCTGGGTCACCGGCCACAGCTACATCCTGTACGGACCTCTGGCGAACGGCGCGACCACGCTGATGTTCGAGGGCGTGCCGAACTATCCGGACAATTCCCGTTTCTGGAACGTGATCGACAAGCACAAGGTCAACACCTTCTACACCGCGCCGACCGCGATCCGCGCGTTGATGCAGAGCGGCGACGAGCCCGTGAAGAAGACCTCGCGTGCAAGCCTCCGGCTGCTCGGCTCGGTCGGCGAGCCCATCAATCCCGAGGCCTGGGAGTGGTATCACCGCGTCGTCGGCGACGACCGCTGCCCGATCGTCGACACCTGGTGGCAGACCGAGACCGGCGGCATCCTGATCACCCCGCTGCCGGGCGCCACAAAACTGAAGCCGGGCTCGGCGACACAGCCGTTCTTCGGCGTGGTCCCTGAAATCGTCGACGCCGACGGCAAGGTGCTGGACGGCGAGACCACGGGCAATCTCTGCCTGACGCGGTCATGGCCGGGCCAGATGCGCACGGTCTATGGCGACCACGCCCGCTTCGAGCAGACCTATTTCTCGACCTACAAGGGCAAATACTTCACCGGTGACGGCTGCCGCCGCGACGCCGACGGCTATTACTGGATCACCGGCCGTGTCGACGACGTCATCAACGTCTCCGGCCACCGCATGGGCACGGCGGAAGTCGAGAGCGCGCTGGTCGCGCATGAGAAGGTCTCGGAAGCGGCCGTCGTCGGCTTCCCGCACGACATCAAGGGGCAGGGCATCTACGCCTATGTCACCCTGATGGCCGGTGTCGAACCGACCGAGGATCTGCGCAAGGAGCTCGTCACCTGGGTGCGCAAGGAGATCGGCCCGATCGCATCCCCGGACCAGATCCAGTTCGCGCCGGGCCTGCCAAAGACCCGCTCCGGCAAGATCATGCGCCGCATCCTGCGCAAGATCGCCGAGGACGAGCCGGGCAGCCTCGGCGATACCTCGACACTGGCCGATCCCGCCGTGGTCGACGACCTCGTCAAGAACCGGCAGAACCGGACGAAGGGCGCCTGA
- a CDS encoding S8 family serine peptidase, which produces MKLRYGKDDWLELEPVSLDSHVQRGMRTFSLGPQVAMASPTERAAASRAAVVANRVVQQVFQKSVPAYASPAQRAAADLDKVKTAVFSDPRGTLRVVYREVVLRFEPNVAEAKQKAVLDKYGLQVRVRNAFQSDQLIAFDPTRKYIAEKMVELANELTETDEVVFAFPNFVSEFKRGLQAPKPIAAQWHLATVNARRAWSKSQGGGIVIAVLDDGVDVDHPNLASNIRRRPDPNEPRDRFGRDFFVGEDAPDHFDPTPKRFRAPFDMMAGNDIHGTCCAGVAAASGRKGVFGIAPRASILPVKIFHADDLATESQVANAIRYASRFADILSCSWSGPASPDIRFALEEAGAGRGGKGCPVFCATGNDFRDQVGFPAQSPFSIGVGASTDQGDLADYSNRGPQVSVVAPSSGGAQGIFTTDVSKPGRGFNIGSAAAGGTDGLNTNVFGGTSSATPLAAGVAALVLAANSSLSRDDVRNILQSTAEKIGPAASYDANGHSDRFGFGQVDAAAAVDAALAAAAAARVAPDGPKPAKKAAKKRAPSKAKKTAPARKAAGKTAKATAKKGGRKTARKTAKKTTKKTVKKKAKKSG; this is translated from the coding sequence ATGAAATTGCGATATGGAAAGGACGATTGGCTCGAGCTGGAGCCGGTGTCGCTGGATTCGCATGTTCAACGCGGCATGCGAACGTTCTCGCTCGGGCCGCAGGTGGCGATGGCATCGCCGACGGAGCGCGCGGCCGCGAGCCGTGCCGCGGTGGTTGCCAATCGTGTCGTGCAGCAGGTCTTTCAAAAGAGCGTCCCCGCTTATGCCTCGCCGGCTCAACGCGCGGCGGCCGACCTGGACAAGGTCAAGACCGCCGTATTCTCCGATCCGCGCGGCACGCTGCGCGTGGTCTATCGCGAAGTCGTGCTCAGGTTCGAGCCGAACGTCGCGGAGGCGAAACAGAAAGCGGTACTCGACAAATACGGGCTCCAGGTCCGCGTCCGCAACGCGTTCCAGTCGGATCAGTTGATCGCCTTCGATCCGACGCGCAAGTACATTGCCGAAAAGATGGTCGAGCTCGCCAACGAGCTGACTGAAACCGACGAAGTCGTGTTTGCCTTTCCGAACTTCGTTTCCGAGTTCAAGCGCGGATTGCAAGCCCCCAAGCCAATCGCTGCGCAATGGCATCTCGCCACGGTCAACGCACGCAGGGCCTGGAGCAAATCGCAAGGAGGCGGCATCGTGATCGCCGTCCTCGACGATGGTGTCGACGTCGACCATCCGAATCTCGCGTCCAACATCAGGCGCAGGCCCGACCCAAACGAGCCGCGCGACCGGTTCGGGCGCGACTTCTTCGTCGGAGAGGACGCGCCCGATCATTTCGATCCGACGCCAAAACGGTTTCGCGCACCGTTCGACATGATGGCGGGGAATGACATTCACGGGACCTGCTGTGCCGGTGTCGCGGCGGCATCAGGCAGGAAGGGCGTTTTCGGAATCGCGCCGAGAGCAAGCATCCTTCCAGTCAAGATTTTCCACGCGGATGATCTCGCCACGGAATCGCAAGTCGCGAATGCCATCCGGTATGCTTCGCGTTTTGCCGACATCCTGTCCTGCTCGTGGAGTGGACCGGCATCGCCCGATATCCGGTTCGCGCTCGAAGAGGCAGGTGCGGGCCGCGGCGGAAAGGGCTGTCCCGTGTTTTGCGCGACCGGCAATGATTTTCGGGATCAGGTCGGATTTCCGGCCCAGTCGCCCTTCTCGATCGGTGTCGGCGCATCGACCGATCAGGGAGACCTTGCGGACTATTCCAACCGGGGCCCCCAAGTCTCCGTGGTCGCGCCGTCAAGCGGCGGCGCGCAAGGAATCTTCACGACCGACGTGAGCAAACCCGGCCGCGGATTCAATATCGGCAGCGCCGCGGCCGGCGGCACCGACGGACTCAACACCAACGTCTTCGGCGGGACCTCGTCGGCAACGCCCCTGGCGGCAGGGGTCGCGGCCCTCGTCCTGGCGGCGAATTCCAGTCTCAGCCGCGACGACGTTCGCAATATTCTCCAGAGCACGGCGGAGAAGATCGGGCCGGCCGCGTCTTACGACGCCAACGGCCATAGCGATCGTTTCGGCTTTGGCCAGGTCGATGCCGCGGCCGCCGTTGATGCGGCGCTGGCCGCCGCGGCTGCCGCCAGAGTGGCGCCAGACGGGCCGAAGCCGGCCAAGAAGGCCGCAAAAAAGAGGGCCCCGAGCAAGGCGAAGAAAACAGCGCCCGCCAGGAAGGCGGCCGGAAAGACTGCGAAGGCGACGGCCAAGAAGGGCGGCCGCAAGACCGCCAGGAAGACGGCCAAGAAAACGACCAAGAAAACGGTCAAGAAGAAGGCGAAAAAATCCGGATAG
- a CDS encoding L,D-transpeptidase, with protein sequence MSMRIAVALTATIVAGVSMSTAAQARPEMVGAHLADYSPGTIVVKTNERRLYLILDNGHAMRYPVGVGKSGKQWAGTTRIDGKYLNPAWSPPAEVKRDKPSIPDVIPGGSPRNPMGVAAMTLAGGEYAIHGTNVPGSVGGFVSYGCIRMLNDDITDLYSRVSVGTKVVVTR encoded by the coding sequence ATGTCCATGAGGATTGCTGTGGCGCTGACCGCCACCATCGTTGCTGGGGTCTCGATGTCGACGGCGGCGCAGGCGCGGCCGGAAATGGTGGGCGCGCACCTGGCCGACTATTCGCCGGGCACCATCGTGGTCAAAACCAACGAGCGGCGGCTCTATCTCATCCTCGATAACGGCCACGCCATGCGCTATCCGGTCGGCGTCGGCAAGTCAGGCAAGCAATGGGCCGGCACCACCCGCATCGACGGCAAATATCTCAACCCGGCCTGGTCACCGCCTGCGGAAGTGAAGCGCGACAAGCCCAGCATCCCCGACGTCATTCCGGGCGGCTCGCCGCGCAACCCCATGGGCGTTGCGGCGATGACGCTGGCCGGCGGCGAATATGCGATCCACGGCACCAACGTGCCCGGCTCGGTCGGCGGCTTCGTCTCCTATGGCTGCATCCGCATGCTCAACGACGACATCACCGATCTCTACAGCCGCGTCTCCGTCGGCACCAAGGTGGTCGTGACGCGCTGA
- a CDS encoding thermonuclease family protein has product MPRFDPSHPYRPSYSGSPFGRRFSGLLPWMFVVGVAVAAVLIFRHGTNWPLPHADDGQARDAEIILQQSGNSDMRQAVDVIRTVDGDTFLARVHQPNGRDLVARVRLRGIDAPEMKASCQAELDKAEAASDALRALLGQGGVTIYNLGQDKYGRVLADVATKRTANVSAALLAGGHVRSYNGGHRDGWCARGWRFW; this is encoded by the coding sequence ATGCCGCGCTTCGATCCCAGCCATCCATACCGGCCCTCATACAGCGGCTCACCGTTCGGCCGCCGCTTCTCCGGATTGTTGCCGTGGATGTTCGTGGTCGGCGTCGCGGTCGCGGCCGTGCTCATCTTCCGTCACGGGACGAACTGGCCGCTTCCGCATGCGGATGACGGCCAAGCGCGTGATGCCGAGATCATCCTGCAGCAGTCCGGCAATTCCGACATGCGTCAAGCGGTTGATGTTATCAGGACCGTCGATGGCGATACTTTCCTTGCGCGCGTGCATCAGCCTAACGGCCGCGACCTCGTCGCGCGTGTCCGTCTTCGCGGCATCGATGCGCCAGAGATGAAAGCATCCTGCCAAGCTGAGCTGGACAAGGCCGAAGCCGCCAGCGACGCGCTGCGCGCCCTGCTCGGCCAGGGCGGCGTGACGATCTATAATCTTGGCCAGGACAAATACGGCCGCGTTCTCGCCGACGTGGCGACCAAGCGCACCGCCAACGTCTCGGCGGCGCTGCTCGCGGGCGGTCATGTGCGCAGCTACAATGGCGGCCACCGCGACGGCTGGTGCGCGCGGGGCTGGCGCTTCTGGTAA
- a CDS encoding DUF1674 domain-containing protein: protein MSDQPSVPDRKPLSPAAQRALAEAEARRQAAAAAHAEAAPRELQGPKGPEPTRYGDWERKGIASDF, encoded by the coding sequence ATGAGTGACCAGCCCTCCGTTCCCGATCGCAAGCCGCTTTCGCCGGCCGCCCAGCGCGCTTTGGCGGAAGCGGAGGCGCGCCGGCAGGCTGCGGCCGCCGCGCATGCAGAAGCTGCGCCCAGGGAATTGCAGGGACCGAAGGGGCCTGAGCCCACCCGATACGGCGATTGGGAGCGCAAAGGTATCGCCTCGGACTTTTGA
- a CDS encoding RsmB/NOP family class I SAM-dependent RNA methyltransferase, whose translation MPSQRFAPPSEVPGLAARRIAADIVDGVLHKHRTLDDQLDGGGAHPGLKTLADRDRALMRRLVATVLRRLGTLGHVLSRLLDKGIPSDAPRAQSALLIGAAQILWMDVPDHAAVDLSVRLVQSDRRAARYAGLVNAVLRRCAREGQALVEEVSSQSLDLPPWLLARWSTHYGEATARDMALALGHEPSLDLTVKSDAAQWASRLHGETLPTGTVRMLLHGSVTVLPGFAEGQWWVQDAAAALPARLFGDIKGKAIADLCAAPGGKTAQLAQAGAHVTAIDRSPARVARLRENLTRLSLQAETVVADAVEWAGPADGFDGILIDAPCTSTGTIRRHPDVAWLRQESDIAALTALQQRLLKKSVSLLKPGGTLVYCTCSLEPEEGEQAIAALLAAETGLRRVPIEASEVSGLSEIITSEGDLRTLPSHLPNADPKLGGLDGFYAARLVKS comes from the coding sequence ATGCCATCTCAACGTTTTGCCCCTCCGTCCGAAGTGCCAGGTCTCGCGGCACGGCGGATTGCCGCCGACATCGTCGACGGCGTGCTGCACAAGCACCGCACGCTTGACGACCAGCTCGACGGCGGCGGTGCCCATCCCGGATTGAAGACGCTCGCCGACCGCGACCGCGCGCTGATGCGCCGCCTGGTTGCGACCGTGCTGCGCCGGCTCGGTACGCTCGGCCATGTTCTCTCTCGGCTGCTCGACAAGGGCATTCCCTCCGACGCGCCCCGCGCACAGAGCGCGCTGCTGATCGGCGCCGCACAGATCCTCTGGATGGACGTGCCCGATCACGCCGCGGTCGACCTCTCGGTCCGCCTCGTGCAATCCGACCGGCGCGCCGCGCGCTATGCCGGCCTCGTCAATGCCGTGCTGCGCCGCTGCGCGCGTGAGGGCCAGGCGCTGGTCGAAGAGGTGTCCTCGCAATCGCTGGACCTGCCGCCCTGGCTGCTGGCGCGCTGGAGCACGCATTACGGCGAGGCGACCGCGCGCGACATGGCGCTGGCGCTCGGCCATGAACCCTCGCTCGATCTCACCGTGAAGTCGGATGCCGCGCAATGGGCGAGCCGCCTGCATGGCGAGACACTGCCGACCGGGACGGTGCGGATGCTGCTGCACGGCTCGGTGACGGTGCTGCCGGGCTTTGCCGAAGGACAATGGTGGGTGCAGGACGCTGCCGCCGCGCTGCCGGCGCGCCTGTTCGGCGACATCAAGGGCAAGGCGATTGCCGATCTCTGCGCCGCCCCCGGCGGCAAGACCGCGCAATTGGCGCAAGCCGGCGCGCATGTCACCGCGATCGACCGCTCACCCGCCCGGGTGGCACGTTTGCGCGAGAACCTCACGCGGCTGTCGCTCCAGGCCGAGACTGTCGTCGCCGACGCCGTCGAATGGGCGGGTCCGGCCGACGGTTTCGACGGTATCCTGATCGATGCGCCCTGCACATCGACCGGAACGATTCGCCGCCACCCCGACGTCGCCTGGCTCCGGCAGGAATCCGACATCGCCGCCCTGACCGCGCTCCAGCAGCGGCTGCTGAAGAAATCCGTCTCGCTGCTTAAACCGGGCGGCACGCTGGTCTACTGCACCTGTTCGCTGGAACCCGAGGAGGGCGAGCAGGCGATCGCGGCGCTGCTGGCCGCGGAGACTGGCCTGCGCCGTGTGCCGATCGAAGCGTCCGAGGTCTCCGGGCTGAGCGAGATCATCACCAGCGAGGGTGACCTGCGCACCCTGCCCAGCCACCTTCCGAACGCCGATCCCAAGCTCGGCGGGCTCGATGGATTCTACGCAGCCCGGCTCGTTAAATCCTGA